A part of Dreissena polymorpha isolate Duluth1 chromosome 13, UMN_Dpol_1.0, whole genome shotgun sequence genomic DNA contains:
- the LOC127856600 gene encoding uncharacterized protein LOC127856600 isoform X4, protein MVKVKVDVAAILSEPVLSVYREDLKNAFTVGIEPVTSWLLGGHHILYATATSGFGTPNAKPIPRQCPICVVKGNTTVYLRVTDHVRWVQALTADPMKPLMSEARAKTGRKVKKIKPRNYYSCWLCDRSVIDLLRHLEQEHKMEAGTFNFVYTRGPFPESRENFRKGDQQTRHS, encoded by the exons AtggttaaagtgaaagtagatgtCGCCGCCATTTTGAGTG aaccagtacttagtgtctatagggaagatctaaagaacgctttcacagtggggatcgaacccgtgacctcctggttgctaggcggacaccatatcctttacgCCACAGCTACCTCAGGGTTTGGG ACACCAAACGCAAAGCCTATCCCAAGGCAATGCCCCATTTGCGTGGTAAAAGGCAACACGACTGTGTACCTCCGGGTAACAGACCACGTTCGCTGGGTGCAAGCGCTGACGGCAGACCCCATGAAGCCGTTGATGTCAGAGGCACGTGCTAAGACCGGTCGGAAAGTGAAGAAGATAAAGCCGAGGAATTACTACTCTTGCTGGCTGTGCGACCGGTCGGTGATTGACCTGCTGCGTCATCTAGAACAGGAGCACAAAATGGAGGCTGGGacattcaattttgtttacacaaGAGGGCCGTTTCCGGAAA GTCGCGAAAACTTCAGGAAAGGTGACCAGCAGACTCGCCACTCATGA
- the LOC127856600 gene encoding uncharacterized protein LOC127856600 isoform X3 has translation MVKVKVDVAAILSEPVLSVYREDLKNAFTVGIEPVTSWLLGGHHILYATATSGFGVTTPNAKPIPRQCPICVVKGNTTVYLRVTDHVRWVQALTADPMKPLMSEARAKTGRKVKKIKPRNYYSCWLCDRSVIDLLRHLEQEHKMEAGTFNFVYTRGPFPESRENFRKGDQQTRHS, from the exons AtggttaaagtgaaagtagatgtCGCCGCCATTTTGAGTG aaccagtacttagtgtctatagggaagatctaaagaacgctttcacagtggggatcgaacccgtgacctcctggttgctaggcggacaccatatcctttacgCCACAGCTACCTCAGGGTTTGGGGTAACG ACACCAAACGCAAAGCCTATCCCAAGGCAATGCCCCATTTGCGTGGTAAAAGGCAACACGACTGTGTACCTCCGGGTAACAGACCACGTTCGCTGGGTGCAAGCGCTGACGGCAGACCCCATGAAGCCGTTGATGTCAGAGGCACGTGCTAAGACCGGTCGGAAAGTGAAGAAGATAAAGCCGAGGAATTACTACTCTTGCTGGCTGTGCGACCGGTCGGTGATTGACCTGCTGCGTCATCTAGAACAGGAGCACAAAATGGAGGCTGGGacattcaattttgtttacacaaGAGGGCCGTTTCCGGAAA GTCGCGAAAACTTCAGGAAAGGTGACCAGCAGACTCGCCACTCATGA
- the LOC127856600 gene encoding uncharacterized protein LOC127856600 isoform X1, with product MVKVKVDVAAILSEPVLSVYREDLKNAFTVGIEPVTSWLLGGHHILYATATSGFGVTVQFVKTPNAKPIPRQCPICVVKGNTTVYLRVTDHVRWVQALTADPMKPLMSEARAKTGRKVKKIKPRNYYSCWLCDRSVIDLLRHLEQEHKMEAGTFNFVYTRGPFPESRENFRKGDQQTRHS from the exons AtggttaaagtgaaagtagatgtCGCCGCCATTTTGAGTG aaccagtacttagtgtctatagggaagatctaaagaacgctttcacagtggggatcgaacccgtgacctcctggttgctaggcggacaccatatcctttacgCCACAGCTACCTCAGGGTTTGGGGTAACGGTACAGTTTGTCAAG ACACCAAACGCAAAGCCTATCCCAAGGCAATGCCCCATTTGCGTGGTAAAAGGCAACACGACTGTGTACCTCCGGGTAACAGACCACGTTCGCTGGGTGCAAGCGCTGACGGCAGACCCCATGAAGCCGTTGATGTCAGAGGCACGTGCTAAGACCGGTCGGAAAGTGAAGAAGATAAAGCCGAGGAATTACTACTCTTGCTGGCTGTGCGACCGGTCGGTGATTGACCTGCTGCGTCATCTAGAACAGGAGCACAAAATGGAGGCTGGGacattcaattttgtttacacaaGAGGGCCGTTTCCGGAAA GTCGCGAAAACTTCAGGAAAGGTGACCAGCAGACTCGCCACTCATGA
- the LOC127856600 gene encoding uncharacterized protein LOC127856600 isoform X2, with translation MVKVKVDVAAILSEPVLSVYREDLKNAFTVGIEPVTSWLLGGHHILYATATSGFGVTVQFVKTPNAKPIPRQCPICVVKGNTTVYLRVTDHVRWVQALTADPMKPLMSEARAKTGRKVKKIKPRNYYSCWLCDRSVIDLLRHLEQEHKMEAGTFNFVYTRGPFPERKVTSRLATHDDSA, from the exons AtggttaaagtgaaagtagatgtCGCCGCCATTTTGAGTG aaccagtacttagtgtctatagggaagatctaaagaacgctttcacagtggggatcgaacccgtgacctcctggttgctaggcggacaccatatcctttacgCCACAGCTACCTCAGGGTTTGGGGTAACGGTACAGTTTGTCAAG ACACCAAACGCAAAGCCTATCCCAAGGCAATGCCCCATTTGCGTGGTAAAAGGCAACACGACTGTGTACCTCCGGGTAACAGACCACGTTCGCTGGGTGCAAGCGCTGACGGCAGACCCCATGAAGCCGTTGATGTCAGAGGCACGTGCTAAGACCGGTCGGAAAGTGAAGAAGATAAAGCCGAGGAATTACTACTCTTGCTGGCTGTGCGACCGGTCGGTGATTGACCTGCTGCGTCATCTAGAACAGGAGCACAAAATGGAGGCTGGGacattcaattttgtttacacaaGAGGGCCGTTTCCGGAAA GAAAGGTGACCAGCAGACTCGCCACTCATGATGACTCGGCATAG